A section of the Clostridium felsineum DSM 794 genome encodes:
- a CDS encoding glycosyltransferase — MNSISVIMPVYNSEKYLRNAIESVLSQTYKNFEFIIINDGSTDNSINIINEYAKLDDRIIVVSRKNRGLVYTLNEAINLAKGEYIVRMDADDICIPERLEKQINFFKEHKDIDILGTEVKTFGDVSPEIKIRDENKLNRTFDIGKSNRETIINYWYCLAHPSIMLKKSILNKLKGYRNFKSEDLDLWLRAIKAKLNIYKLNEKLIYFRLHDDSKTKVDNKNNEGLKDGIKIKLMDVFENKIEDDFKYIIWGASNGGKTTKEVVDKYFKKSKCVGFIDKFKAGEFLNRRIFSPESVENIEFDYVFIATEPGKEEAIGKLKEIGLKSIDDFFCTV, encoded by the coding sequence GTGAATAGTATAAGCGTTATTATGCCAGTATATAATTCAGAAAAATATTTAAGAAATGCTATTGAAAGTGTACTTAGTCAGACCTATAAAAACTTTGAATTTATAATAATCAACGATGGTTCTACCGATAATTCTATTAATATAATAAATGAATATGCTAAATTAGATGATAGAATTATTGTTGTTTCAAGGAAAAATAGAGGGCTGGTATATACATTAAACGAAGCGATAAATTTAGCAAAAGGTGAGTACATAGTAAGAATGGATGCGGATGATATTTGTATTCCTGAAAGATTAGAAAAGCAAATTAATTTCTTTAAAGAACATAAAGATATAGATATATTAGGTACTGAAGTCAAGACTTTTGGAGATGTGTCACCTGAGATAAAAATAAGAGATGAAAATAAATTAAATAGAACCTTTGATATAGGTAAGAGCAATAGAGAAACAATAATAAATTATTGGTATTGTTTGGCTCATCCATCTATAATGTTAAAAAAATCTATACTTAATAAATTAAAAGGATATAGAAACTTTAAATCAGAGGATCTTGATTTATGGTTAAGAGCAATAAAAGCAAAGCTAAATATATACAAGCTTAATGAAAAACTTATTTATTTTAGACTTCATGATGATTCCAAAACTAAGGTGGATAATAAGAATAATGAAGGACTAAAGGATGGAATTAAAATAAAGCTAATGGACGTTTTTGAAAATAAAATTGAAGATGATTTTAAATACATAATATGGGGTGCAAGTAATGGTGGTAAAACTACAAAGGAAGTTGTAGATAAATATTTTAAAAAGTCTAAATGTGTTGGATTTATCGATAAGTTTAAAGCTGGAGAATTTTTGAATAGAAGAATTTTTAGTCCAGAAAGTGTTGAGAATATTGAATTCGATTATGTTTTTATTGCGACAGAACCAGGAAAAGAAGAAGCTATTGGAAAGTTAAAAGAAATAGGTTTAAAAAGTATAGACGACTTTTTTTGCACCGTCTGA
- a CDS encoding glycosyltransferase family 32 protein → MNEIPKIIHYCWFGGNPKNSIIEKCMKSWKKYLPDYTFVEWSENNFNINSVKFVKEAYKNKKWAFVSDYVRLYALYNQGGIYLDTDVEITNNLDKFLNGGFFAGFETEEFIGTGVIGSKPKHSFLSKVLKYYENLSFEYFKDKLGSIVIPKILTENLINGYELKKIDGEQILKDEIYIYPRTTFCIKSIQKDNYAIHHFNGSWLPNEELKDEKMKYKKNYILLSELTNAYLSNENSYVEQIKKLNSNHMAIYGIGNIGKMFYSQLKNNNIKVELFIDNNSITNIYDGVNIAKSHKNEIENIDCIIVTVTYEFYKIKENLEKITGAKIVSLEEILGVNVLF, encoded by the coding sequence GTGAACGAAATACCTAAAATAATACATTATTGTTGGTTTGGTGGAAATCCGAAAAACAGTATTATTGAAAAATGCATGAAATCATGGAAGAAATATTTACCTGATTATACTTTTGTAGAATGGAGTGAAAATAATTTTAATATTAATTCTGTTAAATTTGTAAAAGAAGCTTATAAAAATAAAAAATGGGCATTTGTTAGTGATTATGTGAGACTATATGCTTTATATAATCAGGGAGGAATATATCTAGATACGGATGTTGAGATAACGAATAATTTAGATAAATTTTTGAATGGTGGTTTTTTTGCCGGATTTGAAACAGAGGAATTTATAGGCACTGGAGTTATTGGTAGTAAACCCAAACACTCATTTTTAAGTAAGGTACTTAAATACTATGAAAATTTAAGCTTTGAGTATTTTAAAGATAAACTTGGTAGTATAGTAATACCTAAGATATTAACTGAAAATTTAATTAATGGATATGAATTAAAGAAGATTGATGGAGAACAAATACTAAAGGATGAAATATATATATATCCTAGAACTACTTTCTGTATAAAAAGTATACAAAAGGATAATTATGCTATACATCATTTTAATGGTTCATGGTTGCCAAATGAAGAGTTGAAAGATGAAAAAATGAAATACAAGAAGAATTATATTTTGTTATCAGAACTTACTAATGCTTATCTAAGTAATGAGAATTCATATGTAGAACAAATTAAAAAATTAAATTCAAATCATATGGCAATATACGGTATTGGTAATATAGGAAAAATGTTTTATAGTCAACTAAAAAATAATAATATTAAAGTAGAATTGTTTATAGATAATAATTCAATAACTAATATTTATGATGGAGTCAATATTGCTAAGTCTCATAAAAATGAAATTGAAAATATTGATTGTATAATTGTTACAGTAACATATGAATTTTATAAGATAAAAGAAAACTTAGAGAAAATAACTGGGGCGAAAATTGTTTCATTAGAAGAAATATTAGGAGTTAATGTATTGTTTTAA
- a CDS encoding glycosyltransferase, translated as MDKCKISIVMPVYNSKEYLKEAIESILNQTYRDFQFIIIDDGSTDGSLDLINEYKEMDDRIVVISRENKGLVFSLNEGISLAIGKYIARMDSDDISIHDRIEKQFNFLEANRDIDILGTNLYVFGNVTEKQKAAYYEELAAKFNDNNIEEIFLTSCAISHPSVMFKKEVFTKLGGYNEEYDTAEDYDLWLRAIKGGYKISRLDERLVRYRIHNKSKTAREWSSYKTLKFSMKAKLNYIKDFKNDDKVNYIIWGAGTAGKFAKEVVDKETDNFNFMGFVDKFKTGDLCGYKIYKPEEIAKIKADYIFIATAPGKKEANDFLINIGLKKVEDYIDFVV; from the coding sequence ATGGATAAATGTAAAATCTCAATTGTTATGCCAGTGTATAATTCAAAGGAATATTTGAAAGAGGCAATTGAGAGCATATTAAATCAAACTTACAGAGATTTTCAATTTATAATTATAGATGATGGATCTACTGATGGTTCACTAGATTTAATTAATGAATATAAAGAGATGGATGATAGAATTGTAGTTATTTCAAGGGAAAATAAAGGACTTGTTTTTTCATTAAATGAAGGAATAAGTTTAGCAATAGGTAAATATATTGCTAGAATGGATTCAGATGATATATCAATCCATGATAGAATTGAAAAACAGTTTAATTTTCTAGAGGCAAATAGGGACATTGATATATTAGGTACAAACCTATATGTTTTTGGTAATGTAACAGAAAAACAAAAAGCTGCTTATTACGAAGAATTAGCTGCAAAATTTAATGATAATAATATAGAAGAAATATTTTTGACATCATGTGCAATATCACATCCATCAGTAATGTTTAAGAAAGAAGTATTTACAAAGTTGGGGGGATATAACGAAGAATATGATACTGCAGAAGACTATGATTTGTGGTTAAGAGCAATAAAAGGTGGATATAAAATATCAAGATTAGATGAGAGATTAGTTAGGTATAGAATTCATAATAAGTCTAAAACGGCTAGAGAATGGTCAAGTTATAAAACATTAAAGTTTAGCATGAAAGCAAAATTAAATTATATTAAAGATTTTAAGAATGATGATAAAGTTAACTATATAATCTGGGGTGCAGGAACAGCAGGAAAATTTGCAAAAGAGGTTGTTGATAAAGAGACAGATAATTTTAATTTTATGGGATTTGTTGATAAATTTAAAACAGGAGATTTGTGCGGATATAAAATATACAAGCCTGAAGAAATAGCTAAAATAAAAGCTGATTATATCTTCATAGCTACAGCACCAGGAAAAAAAGAAGCTAATGATTTTCTGATAAATATTGGATTGAAAAAAGTTGAAGATTATATAGATTTTGTAGTATAA